Proteins from one Falco naumanni isolate bFalNau1 chromosome 2, bFalNau1.pat, whole genome shotgun sequence genomic window:
- the RCBTB1 gene encoding RCC1 and BTB domain-containing protein 1 isoform X6 produces the protein MKVQNTLFNKLLVLLQQCLLTCRNIMTHSSIMVDVGKWPIFTLLSPQEIASIRKACVFGTSANEAIYITHNDEVFVFGLNCSNCLGTGDNQSTIVPKKLEALCGKKISSLSYGSGPHVVLCTEDGEVYAWGHNGYSQLGNGTTNQGITPVQVCTNLLIKKVVEVACGSHHSMALSFDGDLYAWGYNNCGQVGSGSTANQPTPRRVSNCLQGKMVVGIACGQTSSMAVVNNGEVYGWGYNGNGQLGLGNNGNQLTPCRVGALHGVCILQIACGYAHTLALTDEGLLYAWGANTYGQLGTGNKSNQLSPMQIMMEKERVVEIAACHSAHTSAAKTQSGQVYMWGQCRGQSVILPHLTHFACTDDVFACFATPAVMWRLLSVEHEDFLTVAESLKKEFDSPETSDLKFRVDGKYIHVHKAVLKIRAFGFGYFVL, from the exons ATGAAAGtgcaaaatacactttttaataagcttttggttttattacagCAATGTCTTCTTACTTGTAGAAACATCATGACACACAGCAGCATCATGGTGGATGTAGGCAAGTGGCCAATATTTACCTTACTGTCACCTCAAGAAATAGCGTCTATTCGGAAAGCGTGTGTGTTCGGTACATCAGCTAATGAAGCTATATACATAACACACAATGATGAG gtATTTGTTTTTGGACTGAATTGCAGTAATTGCTTGGGAACTGGAGATAATCAGAGCACAATAGTACCAAAGAAATTAGAAGCCTTATGTGGAAAGAAGATTTCCAGCCTCAGTTATGGAAGTGGACCCCATGTTGTACTTTGCACTGAAG acGGTGAAGTGTATGCCTGGGGTCATAATGGTTACAGCCAACTTGGGAATGGCACAACCAATCAGGGCATTACTCCTGTTCAAGTTTGCACAAACCTGTTAATAAAGAAGGTGGTGGAAGTAGCCTGTGGCTCTCATCATTCCATGGCACTGTCTTTTGATGGGGAT CTGTATGCTTGGGGCTATAATAACTGTGGTCAAGTGGGATCTGGATCTACAGCAAACCAGCCGACTCCTCGTAGGGTTTCGAACTGTTTACAGGGTAAAATGGTAGTTGGCATTGCTTGTGGTCAGACCTCCTCCATGGCTGTAGTAAACAATGGTGAG GTTTATGGCTGGGGTTACAATGGTAATGGTCAGCTAGGTCTTGGAAACAATGGCAATCAACTAACACCATGCAGAGTGGGAGCGTTACATGGTGTGTGTATACTCCAG ATTGCCTGTGGCTATGCGCACACACTAGCACTAACAGATGAGGGTTTGCTCTATGCCTGGGGAGCTAACACTTACGGGCAGCTGGGAACTGGCAATAAAAGTAACCAGCTAAGCCCGATGCAGATCatgatggaaaaagaaag gGTTGTGGAGATTGCAGCCTGCCACTCTGCTCACACGTCAGCTGCCAAGACCCAGAGCGGCCAGGTGTACATGTGGGGCCAATGCCGTGGGCAGTCAGTGATCCTTCCCCACCTCACTCACTTTGCCTGCACCGACGACgtgtttgcttgctttgctaCTCCTGCCGTTATGTGGCGTCTGCTGTCAGTAG AGCATGAAGATTTTTTAACAGTAGCAGAGTCTCTGAAGAAAGAATTTGACAGCCCAGAAACCTCAGACCTTAAGTTCCGTGTGGATGGAAAGTACATCCATGTCCATAAAGCTGTTCTGAAAATCAG GGCTTTTGGATTTGGCTACTTCGTACTGTGA
- the RCBTB1 gene encoding RCC1 and BTB domain-containing protein 1 isoform X1: MKVQNTLFNKLLVLLQQCLLTCRNIMTHSSIMVDVGKWPIFTLLSPQEIASIRKACVFGTSANEAIYITHNDEVFVFGLNCSNCLGTGDNQSTIVPKKLEALCGKKISSLSYGSGPHVVLCTEDGEVYAWGHNGYSQLGNGTTNQGITPVQVCTNLLIKKVVEVACGSHHSMALSFDGDLYAWGYNNCGQVGSGSTANQPTPRRVSNCLQGKMVVGIACGQTSSMAVVNNGEVYGWGYNGNGQLGLGNNGNQLTPCRVGALHGVCILQIACGYAHTLALTDEGLLYAWGANTYGQLGTGNKSNQLSPMQIMMEKERVVEIAACHSAHTSAAKTQSGQVYMWGQCRGQSVILPHLTHFACTDDVFACFATPAVMWRLLSVEHEDFLTVAESLKKEFDSPETSDLKFRVDGKYIHVHKAVLKIRCEHFRTMFQSYWNEDMKEVIEIDQFSYPVYRAFLEYLYTDSVDLPPEDAIGLLDLATSYCENRLKKLCQHIIKRGITVENAFSLLSAAVRYDAEDLEEFCFKFCVNHLTEVTQTTAFWQMDGRLLKEFIAKASKCGAFKN, translated from the exons ATGAAAGtgcaaaatacactttttaataagcttttggttttattacagCAATGTCTTCTTACTTGTAGAAACATCATGACACACAGCAGCATCATGGTGGATGTAGGCAAGTGGCCAATATTTACCTTACTGTCACCTCAAGAAATAGCGTCTATTCGGAAAGCGTGTGTGTTCGGTACATCAGCTAATGAAGCTATATACATAACACACAATGATGAG gtATTTGTTTTTGGACTGAATTGCAGTAATTGCTTGGGAACTGGAGATAATCAGAGCACAATAGTACCAAAGAAATTAGAAGCCTTATGTGGAAAGAAGATTTCCAGCCTCAGTTATGGAAGTGGACCCCATGTTGTACTTTGCACTGAAG acGGTGAAGTGTATGCCTGGGGTCATAATGGTTACAGCCAACTTGGGAATGGCACAACCAATCAGGGCATTACTCCTGTTCAAGTTTGCACAAACCTGTTAATAAAGAAGGTGGTGGAAGTAGCCTGTGGCTCTCATCATTCCATGGCACTGTCTTTTGATGGGGAT CTGTATGCTTGGGGCTATAATAACTGTGGTCAAGTGGGATCTGGATCTACAGCAAACCAGCCGACTCCTCGTAGGGTTTCGAACTGTTTACAGGGTAAAATGGTAGTTGGCATTGCTTGTGGTCAGACCTCCTCCATGGCTGTAGTAAACAATGGTGAG GTTTATGGCTGGGGTTACAATGGTAATGGTCAGCTAGGTCTTGGAAACAATGGCAATCAACTAACACCATGCAGAGTGGGAGCGTTACATGGTGTGTGTATACTCCAG ATTGCCTGTGGCTATGCGCACACACTAGCACTAACAGATGAGGGTTTGCTCTATGCCTGGGGAGCTAACACTTACGGGCAGCTGGGAACTGGCAATAAAAGTAACCAGCTAAGCCCGATGCAGATCatgatggaaaaagaaag gGTTGTGGAGATTGCAGCCTGCCACTCTGCTCACACGTCAGCTGCCAAGACCCAGAGCGGCCAGGTGTACATGTGGGGCCAATGCCGTGGGCAGTCAGTGATCCTTCCCCACCTCACTCACTTTGCCTGCACCGACGACgtgtttgcttgctttgctaCTCCTGCCGTTATGTGGCGTCTGCTGTCAGTAG AGCATGAAGATTTTTTAACAGTAGCAGAGTCTCTGAAGAAAGAATTTGACAGCCCAGAAACCTCAGACCTTAAGTTCCGTGTGGATGGAAAGTACATCCATGTCCATAAAGCTGTTCTGAAAATCAG GTGTGAACACTTCAGAACCATGTTCCAGTCGTACTGGAATGAGGATATGAAGGAAGTGATAGAAATAGACCAGTTTTCTTATCCTGTGTATCGTGCCTTTCTTGAGTACTTGTATACAGACAGTGTTGACCTTCCGCCTGAAGATGCAATAG GGCTTTTGGATTTGGCTACTTCGTACTGTGAAAATAGACTGAAAAAACTGTGTCAACACATTATCAAGAGAGGAATTActgtggaaaatgcattttcattgctctctgctgctgtcagataTGATGCAGAG gACTTAGAGGAATTCTGCTTTAAGTTTTGTGTCAATCATTTGACAGAAGTGACACAAACCACAGCGTTTTGGCAAATGGACGGTCGCCTGCTAAAGGAATTCATTGCTAAAGCCAGTAAATGCGGAGCCTTTAAGAACTGA
- the RCBTB1 gene encoding RCC1 and BTB domain-containing protein 1 isoform X5 yields MKVQNTLFNKLLVLLQQCLLTCRNIMTHSSIMVDVGKWPIFTLLSPQEIASIRKACVFGTSANEAIYITHNDEVFVFGLNCSNCLGTGDNQSTIVPKKLEALCGKKISSLSYGSGPHVVLCTEDGEVYAWGHNGYSQLGNGTTNQGITPVQVCTNLLIKKVVEVACGSHHSMALSFDGDVYGWGYNGNGQLGLGNNGNQLTPCRVGALHGVCILQIACGYAHTLALTDEGLLYAWGANTYGQLGTGNKSNQLSPMQIMMEKERVVEIAACHSAHTSAAKTQSGQVYMWGQCRGQSVILPHLTHFACTDDVFACFATPAVMWRLLSVEHEDFLTVAESLKKEFDSPETSDLKFRVDGKYIHVHKAVLKIRCEHFRTMFQSYWNEDMKEVIEIDQFSYPVYRAFLEYLYTDSVDLPPEDAIGLLDLATSYCENRLKKLCQHIIKRGITVENAFSLLSAAVRYDAEDLEEFCFKFCVNHLTEVTQTTAFWQMDGRLLKEFIAKASKCGAFKN; encoded by the exons ATGAAAGtgcaaaatacactttttaataagcttttggttttattacagCAATGTCTTCTTACTTGTAGAAACATCATGACACACAGCAGCATCATGGTGGATGTAGGCAAGTGGCCAATATTTACCTTACTGTCACCTCAAGAAATAGCGTCTATTCGGAAAGCGTGTGTGTTCGGTACATCAGCTAATGAAGCTATATACATAACACACAATGATGAG gtATTTGTTTTTGGACTGAATTGCAGTAATTGCTTGGGAACTGGAGATAATCAGAGCACAATAGTACCAAAGAAATTAGAAGCCTTATGTGGAAAGAAGATTTCCAGCCTCAGTTATGGAAGTGGACCCCATGTTGTACTTTGCACTGAAG acGGTGAAGTGTATGCCTGGGGTCATAATGGTTACAGCCAACTTGGGAATGGCACAACCAATCAGGGCATTACTCCTGTTCAAGTTTGCACAAACCTGTTAATAAAGAAGGTGGTGGAAGTAGCCTGTGGCTCTCATCATTCCATGGCACTGTCTTTTGATGGGGAT GTTTATGGCTGGGGTTACAATGGTAATGGTCAGCTAGGTCTTGGAAACAATGGCAATCAACTAACACCATGCAGAGTGGGAGCGTTACATGGTGTGTGTATACTCCAG ATTGCCTGTGGCTATGCGCACACACTAGCACTAACAGATGAGGGTTTGCTCTATGCCTGGGGAGCTAACACTTACGGGCAGCTGGGAACTGGCAATAAAAGTAACCAGCTAAGCCCGATGCAGATCatgatggaaaaagaaag gGTTGTGGAGATTGCAGCCTGCCACTCTGCTCACACGTCAGCTGCCAAGACCCAGAGCGGCCAGGTGTACATGTGGGGCCAATGCCGTGGGCAGTCAGTGATCCTTCCCCACCTCACTCACTTTGCCTGCACCGACGACgtgtttgcttgctttgctaCTCCTGCCGTTATGTGGCGTCTGCTGTCAGTAG AGCATGAAGATTTTTTAACAGTAGCAGAGTCTCTGAAGAAAGAATTTGACAGCCCAGAAACCTCAGACCTTAAGTTCCGTGTGGATGGAAAGTACATCCATGTCCATAAAGCTGTTCTGAAAATCAG GTGTGAACACTTCAGAACCATGTTCCAGTCGTACTGGAATGAGGATATGAAGGAAGTGATAGAAATAGACCAGTTTTCTTATCCTGTGTATCGTGCCTTTCTTGAGTACTTGTATACAGACAGTGTTGACCTTCCGCCTGAAGATGCAATAG GGCTTTTGGATTTGGCTACTTCGTACTGTGAAAATAGACTGAAAAAACTGTGTCAACACATTATCAAGAGAGGAATTActgtggaaaatgcattttcattgctctctgctgctgtcagataTGATGCAGAG gACTTAGAGGAATTCTGCTTTAAGTTTTGTGTCAATCATTTGACAGAAGTGACACAAACCACAGCGTTTTGGCAAATGGACGGTCGCCTGCTAAAGGAATTCATTGCTAAAGCCAGTAAATGCGGAGCCTTTAAGAACTGA
- the RCBTB1 gene encoding RCC1 and BTB domain-containing protein 1 isoform X2, whose product MSPTQLPPSKSLPAWRCSQNIMTHSSIMVDVGKWPIFTLLSPQEIASIRKACVFGTSANEAIYITHNDEVFVFGLNCSNCLGTGDNQSTIVPKKLEALCGKKISSLSYGSGPHVVLCTEDGEVYAWGHNGYSQLGNGTTNQGITPVQVCTNLLIKKVVEVACGSHHSMALSFDGDLYAWGYNNCGQVGSGSTANQPTPRRVSNCLQGKMVVGIACGQTSSMAVVNNGEVYGWGYNGNGQLGLGNNGNQLTPCRVGALHGVCILQIACGYAHTLALTDEGLLYAWGANTYGQLGTGNKSNQLSPMQIMMEKERVVEIAACHSAHTSAAKTQSGQVYMWGQCRGQSVILPHLTHFACTDDVFACFATPAVMWRLLSVEHEDFLTVAESLKKEFDSPETSDLKFRVDGKYIHVHKAVLKIRCEHFRTMFQSYWNEDMKEVIEIDQFSYPVYRAFLEYLYTDSVDLPPEDAIGLLDLATSYCENRLKKLCQHIIKRGITVENAFSLLSAAVRYDAEDLEEFCFKFCVNHLTEVTQTTAFWQMDGRLLKEFIAKASKCGAFKN is encoded by the exons AAACATCATGACACACAGCAGCATCATGGTGGATGTAGGCAAGTGGCCAATATTTACCTTACTGTCACCTCAAGAAATAGCGTCTATTCGGAAAGCGTGTGTGTTCGGTACATCAGCTAATGAAGCTATATACATAACACACAATGATGAG gtATTTGTTTTTGGACTGAATTGCAGTAATTGCTTGGGAACTGGAGATAATCAGAGCACAATAGTACCAAAGAAATTAGAAGCCTTATGTGGAAAGAAGATTTCCAGCCTCAGTTATGGAAGTGGACCCCATGTTGTACTTTGCACTGAAG acGGTGAAGTGTATGCCTGGGGTCATAATGGTTACAGCCAACTTGGGAATGGCACAACCAATCAGGGCATTACTCCTGTTCAAGTTTGCACAAACCTGTTAATAAAGAAGGTGGTGGAAGTAGCCTGTGGCTCTCATCATTCCATGGCACTGTCTTTTGATGGGGAT CTGTATGCTTGGGGCTATAATAACTGTGGTCAAGTGGGATCTGGATCTACAGCAAACCAGCCGACTCCTCGTAGGGTTTCGAACTGTTTACAGGGTAAAATGGTAGTTGGCATTGCTTGTGGTCAGACCTCCTCCATGGCTGTAGTAAACAATGGTGAG GTTTATGGCTGGGGTTACAATGGTAATGGTCAGCTAGGTCTTGGAAACAATGGCAATCAACTAACACCATGCAGAGTGGGAGCGTTACATGGTGTGTGTATACTCCAG ATTGCCTGTGGCTATGCGCACACACTAGCACTAACAGATGAGGGTTTGCTCTATGCCTGGGGAGCTAACACTTACGGGCAGCTGGGAACTGGCAATAAAAGTAACCAGCTAAGCCCGATGCAGATCatgatggaaaaagaaag gGTTGTGGAGATTGCAGCCTGCCACTCTGCTCACACGTCAGCTGCCAAGACCCAGAGCGGCCAGGTGTACATGTGGGGCCAATGCCGTGGGCAGTCAGTGATCCTTCCCCACCTCACTCACTTTGCCTGCACCGACGACgtgtttgcttgctttgctaCTCCTGCCGTTATGTGGCGTCTGCTGTCAGTAG AGCATGAAGATTTTTTAACAGTAGCAGAGTCTCTGAAGAAAGAATTTGACAGCCCAGAAACCTCAGACCTTAAGTTCCGTGTGGATGGAAAGTACATCCATGTCCATAAAGCTGTTCTGAAAATCAG GTGTGAACACTTCAGAACCATGTTCCAGTCGTACTGGAATGAGGATATGAAGGAAGTGATAGAAATAGACCAGTTTTCTTATCCTGTGTATCGTGCCTTTCTTGAGTACTTGTATACAGACAGTGTTGACCTTCCGCCTGAAGATGCAATAG GGCTTTTGGATTTGGCTACTTCGTACTGTGAAAATAGACTGAAAAAACTGTGTCAACACATTATCAAGAGAGGAATTActgtggaaaatgcattttcattgctctctgctgctgtcagataTGATGCAGAG gACTTAGAGGAATTCTGCTTTAAGTTTTGTGTCAATCATTTGACAGAAGTGACACAAACCACAGCGTTTTGGCAAATGGACGGTCGCCTGCTAAAGGAATTCATTGCTAAAGCCAGTAAATGCGGAGCCTTTAAGAACTGA
- the RCBTB1 gene encoding RCC1 and BTB domain-containing protein 1 isoform X3: protein MLNRNIMTHSSIMVDVGKWPIFTLLSPQEIASIRKACVFGTSANEAIYITHNDEVFVFGLNCSNCLGTGDNQSTIVPKKLEALCGKKISSLSYGSGPHVVLCTEDGEVYAWGHNGYSQLGNGTTNQGITPVQVCTNLLIKKVVEVACGSHHSMALSFDGDLYAWGYNNCGQVGSGSTANQPTPRRVSNCLQGKMVVGIACGQTSSMAVVNNGEVYGWGYNGNGQLGLGNNGNQLTPCRVGALHGVCILQIACGYAHTLALTDEGLLYAWGANTYGQLGTGNKSNQLSPMQIMMEKERVVEIAACHSAHTSAAKTQSGQVYMWGQCRGQSVILPHLTHFACTDDVFACFATPAVMWRLLSVEHEDFLTVAESLKKEFDSPETSDLKFRVDGKYIHVHKAVLKIRCEHFRTMFQSYWNEDMKEVIEIDQFSYPVYRAFLEYLYTDSVDLPPEDAIGLLDLATSYCENRLKKLCQHIIKRGITVENAFSLLSAAVRYDAEDLEEFCFKFCVNHLTEVTQTTAFWQMDGRLLKEFIAKASKCGAFKN from the exons AAACATCATGACACACAGCAGCATCATGGTGGATGTAGGCAAGTGGCCAATATTTACCTTACTGTCACCTCAAGAAATAGCGTCTATTCGGAAAGCGTGTGTGTTCGGTACATCAGCTAATGAAGCTATATACATAACACACAATGATGAG gtATTTGTTTTTGGACTGAATTGCAGTAATTGCTTGGGAACTGGAGATAATCAGAGCACAATAGTACCAAAGAAATTAGAAGCCTTATGTGGAAAGAAGATTTCCAGCCTCAGTTATGGAAGTGGACCCCATGTTGTACTTTGCACTGAAG acGGTGAAGTGTATGCCTGGGGTCATAATGGTTACAGCCAACTTGGGAATGGCACAACCAATCAGGGCATTACTCCTGTTCAAGTTTGCACAAACCTGTTAATAAAGAAGGTGGTGGAAGTAGCCTGTGGCTCTCATCATTCCATGGCACTGTCTTTTGATGGGGAT CTGTATGCTTGGGGCTATAATAACTGTGGTCAAGTGGGATCTGGATCTACAGCAAACCAGCCGACTCCTCGTAGGGTTTCGAACTGTTTACAGGGTAAAATGGTAGTTGGCATTGCTTGTGGTCAGACCTCCTCCATGGCTGTAGTAAACAATGGTGAG GTTTATGGCTGGGGTTACAATGGTAATGGTCAGCTAGGTCTTGGAAACAATGGCAATCAACTAACACCATGCAGAGTGGGAGCGTTACATGGTGTGTGTATACTCCAG ATTGCCTGTGGCTATGCGCACACACTAGCACTAACAGATGAGGGTTTGCTCTATGCCTGGGGAGCTAACACTTACGGGCAGCTGGGAACTGGCAATAAAAGTAACCAGCTAAGCCCGATGCAGATCatgatggaaaaagaaag gGTTGTGGAGATTGCAGCCTGCCACTCTGCTCACACGTCAGCTGCCAAGACCCAGAGCGGCCAGGTGTACATGTGGGGCCAATGCCGTGGGCAGTCAGTGATCCTTCCCCACCTCACTCACTTTGCCTGCACCGACGACgtgtttgcttgctttgctaCTCCTGCCGTTATGTGGCGTCTGCTGTCAGTAG AGCATGAAGATTTTTTAACAGTAGCAGAGTCTCTGAAGAAAGAATTTGACAGCCCAGAAACCTCAGACCTTAAGTTCCGTGTGGATGGAAAGTACATCCATGTCCATAAAGCTGTTCTGAAAATCAG GTGTGAACACTTCAGAACCATGTTCCAGTCGTACTGGAATGAGGATATGAAGGAAGTGATAGAAATAGACCAGTTTTCTTATCCTGTGTATCGTGCCTTTCTTGAGTACTTGTATACAGACAGTGTTGACCTTCCGCCTGAAGATGCAATAG GGCTTTTGGATTTGGCTACTTCGTACTGTGAAAATAGACTGAAAAAACTGTGTCAACACATTATCAAGAGAGGAATTActgtggaaaatgcattttcattgctctctgctgctgtcagataTGATGCAGAG gACTTAGAGGAATTCTGCTTTAAGTTTTGTGTCAATCATTTGACAGAAGTGACACAAACCACAGCGTTTTGGCAAATGGACGGTCGCCTGCTAAAGGAATTCATTGCTAAAGCCAGTAAATGCGGAGCCTTTAAGAACTGA
- the RCBTB1 gene encoding RCC1 and BTB domain-containing protein 1 isoform X4 yields MTHSSIMVDVGKWPIFTLLSPQEIASIRKACVFGTSANEAIYITHNDEVFVFGLNCSNCLGTGDNQSTIVPKKLEALCGKKISSLSYGSGPHVVLCTEDGEVYAWGHNGYSQLGNGTTNQGITPVQVCTNLLIKKVVEVACGSHHSMALSFDGDLYAWGYNNCGQVGSGSTANQPTPRRVSNCLQGKMVVGIACGQTSSMAVVNNGEVYGWGYNGNGQLGLGNNGNQLTPCRVGALHGVCILQIACGYAHTLALTDEGLLYAWGANTYGQLGTGNKSNQLSPMQIMMEKERVVEIAACHSAHTSAAKTQSGQVYMWGQCRGQSVILPHLTHFACTDDVFACFATPAVMWRLLSVEHEDFLTVAESLKKEFDSPETSDLKFRVDGKYIHVHKAVLKIRCEHFRTMFQSYWNEDMKEVIEIDQFSYPVYRAFLEYLYTDSVDLPPEDAIGLLDLATSYCENRLKKLCQHIIKRGITVENAFSLLSAAVRYDAEDLEEFCFKFCVNHLTEVTQTTAFWQMDGRLLKEFIAKASKCGAFKN; encoded by the exons ATGACACACAGCAGCATCATGGTGGATGTAGGCAAGTGGCCAATATTTACCTTACTGTCACCTCAAGAAATAGCGTCTATTCGGAAAGCGTGTGTGTTCGGTACATCAGCTAATGAAGCTATATACATAACACACAATGATGAG gtATTTGTTTTTGGACTGAATTGCAGTAATTGCTTGGGAACTGGAGATAATCAGAGCACAATAGTACCAAAGAAATTAGAAGCCTTATGTGGAAAGAAGATTTCCAGCCTCAGTTATGGAAGTGGACCCCATGTTGTACTTTGCACTGAAG acGGTGAAGTGTATGCCTGGGGTCATAATGGTTACAGCCAACTTGGGAATGGCACAACCAATCAGGGCATTACTCCTGTTCAAGTTTGCACAAACCTGTTAATAAAGAAGGTGGTGGAAGTAGCCTGTGGCTCTCATCATTCCATGGCACTGTCTTTTGATGGGGAT CTGTATGCTTGGGGCTATAATAACTGTGGTCAAGTGGGATCTGGATCTACAGCAAACCAGCCGACTCCTCGTAGGGTTTCGAACTGTTTACAGGGTAAAATGGTAGTTGGCATTGCTTGTGGTCAGACCTCCTCCATGGCTGTAGTAAACAATGGTGAG GTTTATGGCTGGGGTTACAATGGTAATGGTCAGCTAGGTCTTGGAAACAATGGCAATCAACTAACACCATGCAGAGTGGGAGCGTTACATGGTGTGTGTATACTCCAG ATTGCCTGTGGCTATGCGCACACACTAGCACTAACAGATGAGGGTTTGCTCTATGCCTGGGGAGCTAACACTTACGGGCAGCTGGGAACTGGCAATAAAAGTAACCAGCTAAGCCCGATGCAGATCatgatggaaaaagaaag gGTTGTGGAGATTGCAGCCTGCCACTCTGCTCACACGTCAGCTGCCAAGACCCAGAGCGGCCAGGTGTACATGTGGGGCCAATGCCGTGGGCAGTCAGTGATCCTTCCCCACCTCACTCACTTTGCCTGCACCGACGACgtgtttgcttgctttgctaCTCCTGCCGTTATGTGGCGTCTGCTGTCAGTAG AGCATGAAGATTTTTTAACAGTAGCAGAGTCTCTGAAGAAAGAATTTGACAGCCCAGAAACCTCAGACCTTAAGTTCCGTGTGGATGGAAAGTACATCCATGTCCATAAAGCTGTTCTGAAAATCAG GTGTGAACACTTCAGAACCATGTTCCAGTCGTACTGGAATGAGGATATGAAGGAAGTGATAGAAATAGACCAGTTTTCTTATCCTGTGTATCGTGCCTTTCTTGAGTACTTGTATACAGACAGTGTTGACCTTCCGCCTGAAGATGCAATAG GGCTTTTGGATTTGGCTACTTCGTACTGTGAAAATAGACTGAAAAAACTGTGTCAACACATTATCAAGAGAGGAATTActgtggaaaatgcattttcattgctctctgctgctgtcagataTGATGCAGAG gACTTAGAGGAATTCTGCTTTAAGTTTTGTGTCAATCATTTGACAGAAGTGACACAAACCACAGCGTTTTGGCAAATGGACGGTCGCCTGCTAAAGGAATTCATTGCTAAAGCCAGTAAATGCGGAGCCTTTAAGAACTGA